The window ttttgaGAGGTTTAATTCCATGTGCAGACactcttcttttttccttttagcTGTCCTTTTTTACCCATAATAATAGCACAGTTAGTGTCTGATGTATTGAGCAGATGGTTTCAGGTCAGCAGGATCAACCATCccatcagcctccatttttCTGAATGCGGTAGTGAGCCTAAAATTATTAGGCCCATGTGTAATTTTAGGTAGGTTGtgttatgttttttgtgtgctAGGTTTGTTAGGTTGAACTTGCTCGGTTTCTAAGGAAACTGGTCGGTCATGAAGTTGAAAACACTTGTTTTTCCATGCACCACAGTAACATGGTGTCTTTCTTCCTGTGCTCTAACAGGTATCTCCTCCAGCCTAAAGGGAACGGCAGCAAGTCCAAGTCTGATGATTTGGGATCCTTGCGTTTGAAGCTGACCTACATAGAAGACACGGTGCTGCCATCTACCTGCTACACACCACTCTGCAACCTGCTGCTCAAATCCCCAGATGTGAAGGTGAGACAGACGCTTCAGCTTTTCCtttgtttgtaaaatgtatTAGAAATATAATAATGGAGTTTATCAGTTTCACCTCCTctaaatactctcaatatattTCACCCTCCTTCAGCCCATCTCAGCGTCAGCAGCACACATTTTGGGGGACATCTGCAGAGAGCGATACGAGGCTGTTCTGCCCACGGTTCGACTGCTGCTCCACCACAATCGCTTTGTGCCTTTTGTCTCTGCTGTGGCAGCACTAGAGCTGGAGAACACTCAGTGAGTACTTACACATGCAACCTGCAGTACATTATAGTACAGTATAGGTACACAATGGCGTGTAGACTCTTAGACATGTACAAGATATATATCATGGGCCACGCTGTTACCTCTCAAAGCCTCAAAGCATTTAAGTAAAGTTCCTTTTTTGACAACCTAATTTTGTAGTGTTTGACCATCATTTTTTGAGGCTGTGATAATTTAACCAaagctgaatttaaaaaaggaagcaGCTCTGAAAAGGGGAGTCTGATACGTTTCATATTACTTCTATTTTCACTTTGATAAACTTGTGAAACTGTCTAACAATGGATGAGATGGTGCACAAAATGTGATACCTATATAATGAATATGAAGACGAAATGATGTCCATAACTTAAAAAATGTTATGATGTAGTCAGAGCTGGTGATAATGTCTGATTGATGTTGGTGGAATATTTCTGTGTCCACACAGGGAGGCTAACACTATATTCCGAGGCAACTCACTGGCAGCACGCTGCATTGATGACATGATGAAGATTGTGGGAAAGAATTACCTGGCAGTTACCCTGAAGCCTGTAATAGATGAGGTATGAGTAacgaggacacacacacacacattcagtgtaGATGTCAGAATGGGCATGAGTCACTGAGGTCAGTGTGGAAAACTGCACTTCAGCAGCTGCTTTTCCACAACAAACAAGCAGATGTATTTGGTGGCTTTGGAGTTCTGACAGGGCACTGCATTGGTCACTTCCCTCTGAAACCCCTTTTCAAGAATTTCCTCTCATTGACGCACATTAATGTGAAGATCAGTGGTTCATTTGTGGCTTTTTGAGACCTGCACCTGCAAAATGTGCCGTATATTGTTCTTGGTTGTCGTCATAATCTGTCTTTAATCTGCGGCTTTATATTACTGTTTATTAAATGACTTATTGAATGCTAATTTTAGAGCCTCAACACACCCGAACTGGAATAAATCCGCAGTTCCACACAACACAGAAACTCAGCCCTTGTTACTCATCACCTGACTCtaattgtttgtcatttttttgtccttttcaaTCCTTCACAGATTTGTGAATCCAACAAAACATGTGAGATAGATCCGGTTAAACTAAAGGAAGGTGACAACGTGGAGGTTAACAAGGTAAATGCACATGTGTCTTACAAACCTGTCCACAGACAAGCAcaagatcctttttttttttgtaaataaggTATTTTTATTGGTAATTCAATAAAGATATACAGAATATTaataaacaaagacagaacCAGTAAGGACAAAAAGACAACCCCACCCACCCATCAACTCGGGAACAAACAGAGAAATTAATTAAATTCCATTTACACAGGGTGAACCTaagcagaaataaataatgCCCGCTTGCGCTCTACTTAAGTTAAAATCTAGAGCAGTTACTCCAAATATTGCCATGGACAAAGATAGGGCAACCAGCTGTCCAAAGATTGTTGAGAAAGTTTTGGATCTTAAATCCCGGAAATGAAACATACAGTTGGTCATAAAACAGAATGTCTTGCCGCATTTCAGCTTCCACTGACTTCTCCTTACATCTTCTGTATCATCATTGATTTCAGCGGTCCTTACGGTCTGCATATTAGTGTTCCTGTCTTTATCAAATGTACGTAAACTACAGCAGTACTAATGTTTGTTCCCTCTGCAGGAGAACCTTCAGGGTTATGTCCAGAAAGTCTTTTCCTCCATCACGCAGTCCAGCTCCAGCTGTCCCCCACTTATGTGTGATGTCTTCAGGTCACTGCGACACTTGGCCTGCAAACGCTTCCCAGGTAAATTAAgccttcagtgtttttttgcTGCCACTTTGTTTGAGAAATTATCCTTCACACATTAAGAAAAGAAACCTCAAAACCAAGCAAAACAAAACCCATCTTGACCCACCACAGGCATGTAAATGTTCCTCCGTCTGTGTTGTTTCCTTTGTTCCTCAGAAATTGTGCAGCAGTTCAGCAGGACACTAGTTTATTGTTGTAAAGGCACTAAATATGTTGACAGTCCTGGGCTCCACACCAAATTACTTTACAGTTCATTTACTAAGTTCTGTATATTTTTCACTGGCATGGTGGtccagtggttagcattgtcacctcacagcaagagggttcctggtttgaacccaggggtgggggagcccttctgtgcacagtttgcatgctctccctgtgtcaccGTGGGTTTTCttcaggtactccagcttcctctcacagtccaaagacatgcaggttaactggtgactctaaattaagCGTAGGTTGTGCTTATCGATTGAATGAGCTTGTGTTGTGAAGCCAGAATCAGTTGTCACCATGTTCCTTCTCTCTACAGCTGATCCACACGTTCAATACTCGGCCGTTAGCAGCTTTGTTTTCCTGCGGTTCTTCGCTGTCGCTGTCCTTTCTCCACACTCCTTCCAGCTCCGCTCCCACCATCCTGTAAGTGCACGGCCCTGGCACCGTTTTCATAAATATTTTGGAGAGCAAATTCACACATGGCCTCTACAGTGTACTGATGTCGCTGTACGTTTTTCTTCAATTCTAGGATCCTGAGATTTCCCGCACACTTACACTCATCTCAAAAACAATCCAGACGCTGGGCAGCTGGGGTAGTTTGTCAAAAAAACTGGTAAGATTAAGTACGATCTAAAGTCCTAAACAgaatttctttcatttcttgAAAATCTAATAAACAAAGCAGTTGAGTTAAATATAGTCTATTGTATAGTGAATGGCAAATACtggtttttaaattttgattgTTCAAACAGTGTCACATGCACGATTTTAaaatctgtctctttttctctttgtagtctaGTTTCAAAGAAACCTACATGTACGACTTCTTCAAATCATTCCAAGAAGACAAGTGTATCGAAAAAGTTAAAAAGGTATTTTGTTAATATACTCAAAGAGTCCAAAGAATGTTAgtgttaatatttatttatcatttgaATGGTGAAGGCTGAAATCTTCATCAATTCTGTTTTCCAGTTTCTTGATGAGATCTCGTCAAACGTCAGCAAAGAGTCCAGTGGGCTGGAGGATGCAGTAGTTCTCAAGGAGGGGTGAGTGTTCATTATGAGCCTGGTCAGgatcaggaggaagaggaggcgaCATAAAGAGTACAGCTTGTGTCTGCTGCCTCTTTTAACCACTCTTCCTTATGAGATTTAAGTGGTCTGTTGGGAGAAAGTGCAGAAAAAAAGTCGCTGATATCACTGAGTGACGAAGGCTAAAGAAAGCTTTAGCGACTATAAAAATGAAATCCTTACCATGTGTGGTCAGTGGAAAGTTTAATTGTGCAGCAGTGACAGAAATCTAACCAGTAAGACTTCACTATAGCCTCATGTAATGTAATGTCAGTGATGCAGGCTGAGAATAGTTAGGCAGTCAAGTAAAGTTTTGCACCAGACACACATTTTACTGCTTAGAATTCAGttgatatttatttaaaatcagAGCGGAGGTTTTTCTTTATCCAGCTGGTCAATCTAattcaaacaaaaccaaaagaagATCctgaaaataatacatttgtttaCTGCCTGTAAAACGTTGATCAGTTTTTGAACCTCAGTCTCGTGTGTGTCCTCCATAGGGAAGTACAGAAACGTGCCCAGGGCAGGAAACGCCTTGGCAAGAGAAACTTTAAAAAGCGATGGCTCAGAGTGACCAACAGGGAGCTCTCCTACCACAAACATAAAGGTGAGAACTCTCTCTATCATCTCGTACTCCAACCACATTTATTTCACCCAGAAATTGTAGCATAAAAAAGATGAACCTAACAGAAGATGGCCACATGCAGTGCTTCCTGTCACAGCATCATTCTCTTAAATTTACCACCAGATGGCGCCAAAGTAAAAACTTTTCCAATCTTACACATAGAAGAAGTGCCTGTTAATAATGGTATGTAGTATATAGACATTAAAAGCCtctgaaatgattaatattaAGGGGAAGCCAGCATATATTATTGTGTTGAACTGATTGGTGTGTGGTAACACAGTTTTTAGGGCTTTTTAAACTAAGTAAAATACCATCTTCTCAGGAGTACTCAAGAGAAAGGGTCAAAATATGTTTTACGGTCATGTGATTTATCAGAAATGGAGGATGTCATGATAAATTAGGGTACTTATCTTTTTTGACTGATCATTTGGGGCGTCCAGATGTGTCAAGCTGAACTTTTATCACTACTTCACTGCTTACAATAAACAAATTCTAGAAGAGATGAAGGATTTCTATCAATAACTGAGTTGGTTTGTGCAATGAAAACAGTTTACATTCTCTGTGAAGATGTTTGTCAGCATTAAAAGTTGGATATTTGAGTGGTGCATGAAGATCTATTGACTTCTCTGTCAAAGTCGGGTTGTCAGAATTTTTTTAAGAAGAGAAGCGGTTGTATTTGAAACTGCGTACACACCTTTGAATTTGGTTTTGTTACGTTTCTAGAAAGGCTCTGCCAAGATTACAGTCACGTCTTGGTCAGCGTTGGTTagtgtctgtcgccctagttgtTGCAGTATAGTCAACCTTTGTCTGCATTTTTTGGCGGATTCAGCTTGTTTATTCATGCCCGACAGTAAATTAAGTCACTCTGATTGACAATTCATCCCAGTGCACAAGAACCTCAAGAATCTGGAGGTGAGgaaagcataaaaaaaaatgtcaagaaGTCGTAAGATCAAAACAAACCTGTTACATTAGGCGAGGTGTTGCCATGGAGCTCTTCAGCAGAAGCAGTTTGTGATGGTCTGTCATTTGTGTTatgtgctagctagctaactagcataTTGAATCTTGAGGTTTCCTTTTTGAATGAGGAATACAGACCGCCGCCGCTGGCATGttgagttatttcctctcatccATAGTTGGCTCCTGGCTATAGTATTTCCcctgtgttcaagtgcaacttctTGGCCGAGACACAGAGGACGTGAGGTGACACAACAGTCAGCCTCCGTTGCTGTTAGTtttttgatgttggtttggtgtgtctggacctGAAGGCCTATTAAAGAAACTGCAGCTACAAGAGCTGTGACGAGCACTAAAGTCATGGATTTTTTTAATAAGATCATGTCATGTTGACAAGGTCAAATCTGTGGGAATCTTTTTGGTGGCAGAATTCCTGCTGTCTTCGATGGCAGCAAACATCACCATGTGAACATTCTGACAGTGATTGGTGCCAAAtgcagtgctttttttttgggttgttaACCTGGAATTTAGACTGTGAATCAACAAATTTGATAGTTCGGAGCACGCTGCTAGCCTAAACATTCATTGTGGGAGGCAATTAACAAAAGCTGATTTCAACAGAAGTAAATAGCTGTTATTACTGTCAGGAATGAGAGATTGTTTTTCAGAAATGGCagtaaaaagaaacatatcTAGAGCACTGTGGCTTACACTGTTAGACGGCATATTGAAAGGTGTGGAAGACCTACAGTACATTCATTCACTTACACCTTCTTCTTATATTTTCTACTTACAGAAAAACCTAAAACATTAGAGTTGTTGATATTTCTAATCATCACTGTGAGTTATTCTTCACACGCATTTAACACAATGACTTCTGCTTTCCAGGGAAAGAGGCCCTCTGCATCATCAGTGTCAAAAATATCCAGGCAGTGGAGAAACTGGATGAAAGTGCCTTTAACCGCAAAAATGTAAGCCAAGTCCCCTCAGACACCCAATCATCACTTCTAAAGTATTGGCCCCCTTTGTAATGGGAACTTTTCCCCGAGTTGAAAGTTTGATCTCAGATGCAATTTCCCACCACCCAGTCCTGCTAACAGAACAGGAGAGGAGATCGAGGTGGTGACAGAGTATAAGTAGCTGGGACTTCTTACAGACCACAAGCTTTCGTGGGATCAATGTGCCTGTGCGATTTATAAAAAGGTCCAACAGCTCATGTGTTTTCCCAGACTTATAAAATTTGTACTCCATTTTACAAATCTTTTATTGAGATCCTTTGTGATTGTATCGTATGGTGGTGTGGAAAGTCCACGGTCACAGAAACAAATcaggaaaaacattttaagaccTGTGAGAGTTGGGAAGAGTCTGATCTGTACCACCTGCACTTGACCAGGCTGACAGCATAGGCAGACAAGGTGTGCCTGGAAACATCTCAaccactttaaaaaatattccTGTGGCAATTACCCAACTCAAGAAGCCACAGTAGGGCGACGTGCATTGTAGGGTTACGGTTGGGGTGACGTTAAGCTAACAAGTGGGGGTTAAGTAAGTTAAATTCCAAGTCCAATAAAGACGTGATTATTTATTGGTAGTCTCGTGAGATACATGAGTTGTTTTCACTCCTCTGTACCTCAAAGACCTGACATGCTTGTAGCCTGAAGCACTTTAGACATGGAGAAGTGTTGGGAAATGACACATATGAACAAAATGTCCTGGAAATTGTCCAATTTCatataaaacaaagtaaatgtcAGATTTGCGATGCCTGCAACATTTCACTTGTTACAACCTTTGGCCTGCTGTCACTGTAAGCACAGCCAGACCTGTTTGTCAGTCTTTCACGTAAAGCTTTAGGAATTTGAAAGTGTCCTAGAAATAATCTTGGAAATGATTTCTATAAAGACTGTCAGGCCTTGGCCTTTAAACCGCTCTCTTTCTCTGGGGTCAGATGTTTCAGGTGGTCCACTCTGAGAAGCTTCTGTATGTGCAAGCAGGAAACTGTGTAGAGGCCAGTGAGTGGTTGGAGGTCCTGGGCCAGGTCAGCCGCTGCAACGAGGGACGCCTGTCCACCTACCATCCGTCTAATTACACCGGTGGAGCCTGGCAGTGCTGCAAAAACCAGAGTAACAACGCGCCGGGTTGTAAGCCCTGCACAGCGTAAGTGTTTGCATTAGCACCACCATGACAGGAAATACGTCGTCTACAaagtatttaatatttttgctgctgttttgtggGACATGTGTTGTAGATTGCAATTAAACCTTAATTAAAGTGCCCACCGCTGTTTTGAAACCCTGCCATTGGTAGTAAATTTCACCAGCCACCTCGATGCGGCTGCTGTAATGAAAATACTCACGGAGAGTAGAACTGGAAACAAACTGATATAAATTCTCTAAAATGGCCGGTGGGCTGTTTTACAGTACCTGCCAGACGCTTGTTGCCATAAaccaggcatgtccaaagtccagcGTGGGGGCCAATCGTGGCCCGCAGAACAGTTTTAAACCAGCCACGGCTTGTCTTTCAAGATAGACTACATGTGGCCCGCCATTGAATATTACTTAATCGAGCAAGTTCACTTCAGGACGATCATACAGTTTGTTGATATGGACCAAGTAGGAAGGCAGAACTGATAAGTTTTCATAGAGATGGTaaataagcaaacaaacagcagacagcaaaGTGGCGTTAAGTCAGCAGCGTGGCAGTGGAAAGTTGAATACTTTGTCACTGGAAGATTAAACTGTTGCGTTTGTCTAATTTGATTAAATAAGCAATTATCTAATCTGGCCCTCATTAAAACGAAGTTTGGACACTCCTGCCATAAACTGATTGACACATGCAAACCCGGAGCAACACTCTTAACACAGCATAGAAGAAATGTATCTTTATGTTTGAAGCTGTCAACAAATGatgtttgcttctttttttaaggCTGACTTATTCTAATTGAAAACAGGATTGATAGTTTTTGCCATGGTCTAATCTACTGTAGCTGTCTGACTGCACTTAATACTCACTTTCATCCCAAATCTGAACAGAAACATTTCTACTCCATCATCTGTTCAGTCACTGTGCAGCCTCAGTGTGACGACAGGTCGTTCACTGCTCAGTTCCACTTTCTTTTCGCCCTCCTGTGTATTTGTCGTTATTTAAGTAAATAACTAAGTGAAATTTATTGATATAGCGCTCCTCGCAGACAtaggtcacaaagtgcttcacaagggcAACATACAACAAGAAAGAAATCACAGAGACAAAAGCTCGATCACCACGTGTCTCAAGGCGAGTGTGACGGACAGACAACAAAGGTATTGTATTTGATTGAAGAGAGCGAGCTGTAGAATACGGGTTATTTAATCCATAGAATTTACAGAGAACACACCCAGGGCTCAACTGGATCTGTTTTTTATtctaaacaaatgaaaatattgtTCCCCTGTCTTCTTTCAGCTGTGTTCTCCAGGATGAGATCCTCTTACACTTTTGTTCTCTCCTGTTTCAGCACCGTGCTGGCCAACCTGCAGCTGGACATAGACTGTGACCGGGAAACGGAGAGAattttctccctcctctcctcgaATGATACCAAGCTCCAGAACATGGAGGGTCAGTGTTTGTTCATGAGACGCTGAATTTATTAGCGTGAGCAGGA is drawn from Epinephelus fuscoguttatus linkage group LG5, E.fuscoguttatus.final_Chr_v1 and contains these coding sequences:
- the rasa2 gene encoding ras GTPase-activating protein 2 yields the protein MAEEDDAKIRILQSLRGKICEAKNLGPVSGPNRQRDLCTFCTISLDQEEVFRTKVFDKSVSPFYGEDFYFEIPRPFQCLSFYVYAKSVFQRELPVGKVSIRKDDLCKYSGKEHWFSLHPVDPNSEVQGKVHLEMRLNEVITENGSVGQHLLVRIIECQGLPLISGQNCDPYATVSLIGPARSDQKKTKVKKKTSNPQFEETFFFEVTRSSSYSKKSHFQVEDEDIEKLEIKVDLWNNENLAQDVFLGETRVPVKILRSDHIHKAWYLLQPKGNGSKSKSDDLGSLRLKLTYIEDTVLPSTCYTPLCNLLLKSPDVKPISASAAHILGDICRERYEAVLPTVRLLLHHNRFVPFVSAVAALELENTQEANTIFRGNSLAARCIDDMMKIVGKNYLAVTLKPVIDEICESNKTCEIDPVKLKEGDNVEVNKENLQGYVQKVFSSITQSSSSCPPLMCDVFRSLRHLACKRFPADPHVQYSAVSSFVFLRFFAVAVLSPHSFQLRSHHPDPEISRTLTLISKTIQTLGSWGSLSKKLSSFKETYMYDFFKSFQEDKCIEKVKKFLDEISSNVSKESSGLEDAVVLKEGEVQKRAQGRKRLGKRNFKKRWLRVTNRELSYHKHKGKEALCIISVKNIQAVEKLDESAFNRKNMFQVVHSEKLLYVQAGNCVEASEWLEVLGQVSRCNEGRLSTYHPSNYTGGAWQCCKNQSNNAPGCKPCTATVLANLQLDIDCDRETERIFSLLSSNDTKLQNMEDACASMAVYQGPQREQEEYSKFTIQEPKETFQTLKQLRNIMEELQRQHNMRSDTTAQYGSLDNPIVGKTS